One Setaria italica strain Yugu1 chromosome I, Setaria_italica_v2.0, whole genome shotgun sequence DNA window includes the following coding sequences:
- the LOC101769510 gene encoding protein PEROXIN-4, producing MQASRARLFKEYKEVQREKSADPDIQLICDDSNIFKWTALIKGPSETPYEGGVFQLAFAIPEQYPLLPPQVRFLTRIFHPNVHFKTGEICLDILKNAWSPAWTLQSVCRAIIALMAHPEPDSPLNCDSGNLLRSGDIRGFQSMAKMYTKLAAMPKKN from the exons ATGCAG GCATCAAGAGCTAGGCTTTTCAAGGAGTACAAGGAGGTGCAGCGAGAGAAATCAGCTGATCCTGATATTCAGTTGATATGTGATGATTCAAACATATTCAAGTGGACTGCTCTCATCAAG GGACCCTCGGAGACTCCTTATGAAGGTGGTGTCTTCCAGCTTGCCTTTGCTATCCCAGAGCAATACCCTCTGCTACCTCCTCAAGTTCGGTTCTTGACTAGAATTTTCCATCCAAATGTTCACTTCAAG ACTGGTGAAATTTGCTTGGATATCTTGAAGAATGCATGGAGCCCTGCATGGACCCTTCAATCAGTTTGTAGAGCCATAATTGCACTGATGGCTCATCCGGAGCCAGACAGCCCACTTAACTGTGACTCAG GTAATCTCCTACGATCTGGCGACATCAGAGGTTTTCAATCAATGGCAAAAATGTATACAAAGCTTGCTGCAATGCCAAAGAAAAACTAA
- the LOC101769916 gene encoding putative F-box protein At1g49610, producing the protein MEVPVAAPERGGDLIGALPDGVLEDIIGFLPAQDAVRTCVLARRWRHLWKSAKALHVVGGDGKFLESVKELREFVEYLLLSRGGAPLDTFELRFGNFGDFNFLGFSDEDLPSLKIWFWYVVTRKARVLRLRLHNDFEGFHALPELGGLPMASKHLTRLELHGVAVYRSFPDFSSCPALQHLEFNKCEFSLVKKISSDSLKYLSITESICGFYDSFRTHICAPNLVSLRLDKVYGCTPVLESMPSLVEAFVRIPENCLDQCGQWHANYWDCDCKSCDHHDNSVDGHDCCVLLKGLSEAKKLALFSCPVMYIFKRDLRCCPMFSKLKSLLLNKYWSEPDDLRALACIFEHSPVLEKLTLQLFLEVPTNVEEMKGSPDPAEVSAAISECLQIVKVKCEVFDEKVLNVLKFLRKLGIRFEQHGVLSSILGKYTMQSSILGKIVAANQG; encoded by the exons ATGGAAGTACCGGTCGCCGCTCCGGAGAGGGGCGGCGATCTCATCGGCGCCCTTCCGGACGGCGTCCTCGAAGACATCATCGGCTTCTTGCCGGCCCAGGATGCTGTCCGTACCTGCGTGCTGGCCCGGCGCTGGCGCCACCTCTGGAAGTCCGCCAAGGCCCTCCACGTCGTCGGCGGAGACGGCAAGTTCCTCGAGTCCGTGAAGGAGCTCCGGGAGTTTGTAGAGTATCTGCTTCTCTCCCGTGGAGGCGCGCCTCTAGACACGTTCGAGCTCAGGTTCGGCAACTTCGGTGACTTCAATTTCTTGGGGTTCAGTGATGAAGATTTGCCCAGCTTGAAGATCTGGTTTTGGTATGTTGTGACGCGCAAAGCTCGGGTGCTCAGGCTCCGTTTGCACAATGACTTTGAGGGGTTCCACGCCTTGCCTGAGCTAGGTGGCTTGCCTATGGCCTCCAAGCATCTGACGAGGCTAGAGCTTCATGGTGTTGCGGTTTACAGAAGTTTCCCTGATTTCTCAAGCTGCCCGGCTTTGCAACATCTGGAGTTCAACAAATGTGAATTCTCCTTGGTCAAGAAGATTTCGTCTGATTCCCTTAAATATCTGAGCATCACTGAGTCCATTTGTGGGTTTTATGATTCTTTCCGCACACACATTTGTGCTCCCAATCTGGTTTCACTGCGTTTAGATAAAGTTTATGGGTGTACTCCGGTTCTTGAGAGCATGCCATCATTAGTGGAGGCATTTGTCAGAATACCTGAGAACTGTTTGGACCAGTGCGGACAATGGCATGCGAACTATTGGGATTGTGATTGCAAGTCTTGCGACCATCATGATAACAGTGTTGATGGCCATGACTGTTGTGTGCTGCTAAAAGGTTTATCAGAAGCTAAGAAGTTGGCGTTGTTTTCTTGCCCTGTAATG TATATTTTCAAAAGGGACTTGAGATGCTGCCCTATGTTTAGCAAGTTGAAGAGTTTGTTACTCAACAAATACTGGTCTGAGCCTGATGATTTACGTGCACTTGCATGTATTTTTGAACATTCACCAGTTCTGGAGAAGCTCACTCTTCAACTATTTCTTGAg GTACCTACAAATGTAGAGGAAATGAAAGGAAGCCCTGATCCAGCTGAGGTATCAGCTGCTATATCAGAATGCCTTCAGATAGTGAAAGTCAAATGTGAAGTGTTTGATGAGAAAGTTCTTAATGTTTTGAAGTTCCTTCGTAAACTTGGCATTC GTTTTGAGCAGCATGGGGTTTTGTCTAGTATATTAGGCAAATATACAATGCAAAGCTCCATCTTGGGAAAGATCGTTGCTGCCAACCAAGGATGA